The following DNA comes from Micromonospora chokoriensis.
AGCATCCGAGGCTTGTACGCCCCCAGCCAGATCGGCACCGAATGCGCCGGAGCCGGACCGCGCTTGGCACCCACCACCCGGTGGAACTCGCCGTCGACACGAACACCACCGCGGGTCCCGGTGTCCCACATCTGCCGGATGATCTCGATGGCTTCCTCCAGCGCGCGTACGCCCTGGCCGGGGGTCAGCCGTCGGCCGCCCATCGCCTCGATGGCGTCCCAGAACGCCCCCGCGCCGAGGCCGAGGGTGATCCGGCCGTCGCTGAGCAGGTCCAGGCTGGCCACACTGCGGGCGAGCACCGCCGGTGGGCGCAGCGGCAGGTTCGTCACGTTCGCCGCCAGGTGCACCCGGTTGGTGCGGGCCGCCACGAAGCTCAGCAACGTCCAGGTGTCGAGGAACGCCGGTTGGTACGGGTGGTCCTGGAAGGTGACCAGGTCCAGGCCGACCTGCTCGGTCAGGACGGCGAGGCCGACCGTGCGGTCCGGATCGCCGGCGCCGGGGGTGACGAAGGATCCGAAGACCAGGTCATGGCCGTAGTCGCTCATCTGCGAGCCTCCCGATTCACACGACGCGTCGGACGATGCGCCACGACCCGAACCTTATGCCAGTCAGAACATCTCCTGCCAACAAGGTCTGCGTCACTGCGCTACTGTCGAGGCATGACGGGTGCCACCCACCGGCCGGACCGGCCCGACCCCTCCGACGACGACCTGGGCTGGATGCTCGGGATCGTCTTCCGTGGCTACGTCCGGGCAGCCGACCACGCGCTCACCGATTTCCCCGGCGGCCCCCGCGGCTACCAGGTGCTCACCGCCGCGATCAACGGGCCAGCCCGCAACCAGGGGGCGATCGCCGAGGAGCTCGGCCTCGACCGCACCGTCCTGACGTACCTCATCGACGACCTGGAACGGCCCGGGTTCGTCGCGCGTCGGGCGGACCCGGCAGACCGACGCAACCGGTTGATCGACGTCACCGACGCCGGCCGTGCGGCCTGGGAGAAACGGCGCTCCGCGCTCCGGCAGGTCGAGTCGCACCTGCTGGGTGCGCTCACGCCGGCCGACGCGACGACACTGCGGGCGCTGCTCCAGCGGGTCGCCTGCTCGACCCAGGCGGCGGACCCGCTGCGTGACCTGTGCGAGGTGGTGACGCAGGTGCAGCCGACGACGGACCGCCCCGACGCCGCGTCCGGCCAGGGCGGGCCGACTCCGACCCCCCGAGCCCGCCGCCGCGGCTGACACCCGTCGCACACGGGCGGGTGCCGCTCGACCGTCGAGCGGCACCCGCGTCACCGCTGCCGCGCTGTCAGCGCACGTGCACGAACACCGGGTTCGAGTAGAACCACAGGTCGTCCCACGGGCTCTCCAGCCCGTCGGCGAGCGGCTCGGCCTCGTCGGTGCTGGTGCCGCGAACTCGCGCGTAGGTGTCGGCCTCGACGTTGCGCAGGGTGTGCCGGATGACGTAGCTGTCGCCGCGTCGACGCCAGTCCCGCGGGCCGAACCGGGCCACCACCTTGGTGGTGGGGTTGGTGTCGGCGTCCAGGTTGGCGCTCGGGCCGGTGATCTGGCCGACGATCAGGTCGACCCGGCGGACCTCGGGGCGGTCCCCGTTCGCGTTCACACCGCCCAGCGGACGGAACGTGATCTCGATCTCGACGTCGGTGCGGCTCCGGCGGCTGACCGTGATGGTCTGACCCACCTCGGCGGTCCTGCCCTGGGACGTGGCGGTGACGTCGAGGCTGCGGATCAGGTCACCGGTGGTGACCCAGATCCGGCCGTTACGCAGACCGTCCATGATGTCGCCGTAGTCCTGACGGGCGTGCACGTAGGTCTTGCTGTACTCGCCCGGCCAGAAGTCGGAGCCACCACGGGTCCAGTGCACGTGCGAGTCCGACGTCGCGGTGATCCACCAGCGCCGACCCTCACCGAGCAACGAATCCCACAGCCCACCGACCCGCGCGGTCATCTGGTCGAACCCGCCGTAGGTCGGGTGGTTGCCGTACCCGCCGCGCCTGCCACCGTTGAGGGGGCCCGCCTGGTGGCCGGGCGCGCCCTCGAAGCCGATGTAGACGTCCGGCGCGGCGTTGTTGCCGTTGCGGAACTCGCGCGGGGTGTCCTGGCCGTAGACACCCAGACCGGGCGCCGATCGGGACGCGTGGTGGGCGATCACCAGCGGCTTGTGCGGCATGCCCCGGGCCACCTTGAGGAACTCCACCATCTTCGCCTCGGCGTCCCGCGCCGGGTCGGTGGGGAACGCGTCGTACTTGGCGAACCGGCTCTCCAGCTCGAAGAGCTGCTTCGCCTCGTCGTCGTGGCGCGGGATCATCAGCGTGTGGTGGTCCAACGACGGCGCGTCGAACTCCATCCCCCAGAACTGGAGCACCTCGGGGACCAGCTTGCGCGACCGCAGCAGGTCCGGGTACGCCTGCTCGATGTTCACCTTCGAGTGGGTCGGTCCCCCGTGGTCGGTGCACATCGCCCAGGTCAGGCCGAAGCTCTTCGCCATGATGGCGTTGGTGACGATCGGGTAGACCGCGTCCGC
Coding sequences within:
- a CDS encoding MarR family winged helix-turn-helix transcriptional regulator produces the protein MTGATHRPDRPDPSDDDLGWMLGIVFRGYVRAADHALTDFPGGPRGYQVLTAAINGPARNQGAIAEELGLDRTVLTYLIDDLERPGFVARRADPADRRNRLIDVTDAGRAAWEKRRSALRQVESHLLGALTPADATTLRALLQRVACSTQAADPLRDLCEVVTQVQPTTDRPDAASGQGGPTPTPRARRRG
- a CDS encoding CehA/McbA family metallohydrolase domain-containing protein; its protein translation is MRDKQAEETEQAQLSRRKLVKYAGVGATLAAASPLVGAGAAWADEDRKPGDDDKDGRGNSKNRAWRAGDHHVHSEYSGEFDTTKSPIVFHKGADAVYPIVTNAIMAKSFGLTWAMCTDHGGPTHSKVNIEQAYPDLLRSRKLVPEVLQFWGMEFDAPSLDHHTLMIPRHDDEAKQLFELESRFAKYDAFPTDPARDAEAKMVEFLKVARGMPHKPLVIAHHASRSAPGLGVYGQDTPREFRNGNNAAPDVYIGFEGAPGHQAGPLNGGRRGGYGNHPTYGGFDQMTARVGGLWDSLLGEGRRWWITATSDSHVHWTRGGSDFWPGEYSKTYVHARQDYGDIMDGLRNGRIWVTTGDLIRSLDVTATSQGRTAEVGQTITVSRRSRTDVEIEITFRPLGGVNANGDRPEVRRVDLIVGQITGPSANLDADTNPTTKVVARFGPRDWRRRGDSYVIRHTLRNVEADTYARVRGTSTDEAEPLADGLESPWDDLWFYSNPVFVHVR